A region of the Lycium barbarum isolate Lr01 chromosome 1, ASM1917538v2, whole genome shotgun sequence genome:
ATTCTCATTttcgggtttttgggtgtttatgttatcccttCTTTCCTTCTATGACTATTCACAAATTGCAAGCCCGATCTACACCGTGTATATTTTTGGGGTATCCTACGAATCATAGAGGGTATAAGTGTTAtgatttatcgtccaacaaaatcattatttctcatcacgtgatttttgatgagaatgttttcccattttccaatctacattctcccacttcaactacttatgattttttggatgaTGGGATTTCCCCATTTTGGTTGCATCATATGGCTACTAATCTGGATAATCGGCCCAAACCACCCCACGCTGCACCCGTGACCCAGCCGACTATCCCCCCTCCCACCATGGCTCGTACTGCCGCCTTCCCTGCCGCCCTACCCCCTTCGTCTCCCACACCCATACAAACATCACCCCAGCCGCCCCAATCTACCAATCCGCCCCGAATGATGACCTAGAGTCAAAatggtatttttaagccaaaacgtacatttaacttgaataccatggttacgaaatcccctctccctcgtaaccctgtgaccgcccttcgtgacccgaattggaaaatggctatggatgatgaatttgatgctcttattaaaaataagacgtgagagttGGTGCCTCGttcacctaatgtgaatgttattcgttctatgtggattttcactcaaaaagaaaagtctaatggtgattttgagagacataaagcccgtcttgtaggtgatggaaagactcaacaggttggcattgattgtggtgagaccttcagtccggtggtcaagccggcTACGATCCGTACCGTTCTCAGCCTTTCATTATCAAAGAAGTGGCTTATTCATCAGCtagatgtcaagaatgctttcttacacggtgagctcaaggaaacCGTGTATATGCATCAGcctcatggtatcagagcaggaccCATCTCACCCGATGTTAGGCTCTCAAATTAAATTTCCCGCGCTCCAGATGTCTAGCCCTGGGCGTGAGATggggtgttgaagaatgaaaaacaatccctcatcggtggttaatgagatgtgtgatctccttatatggacttgggcaatcctcacctcataagctagcttttgaggttgagttagacccatgatccatttctttacatgttgaagaatgaaaaaaagtCTCTCATCGATGGTTAATGAGATGAGTGGTCTTCTTTCATTCCTTGacttggttaatatacaaaatattctaacctaaaataggagattacaaaatattctaactaatatttacataatctatcagaAATACCTGAATATTATTTAATTTTCCATTTCATAATACTCTGCTAGATTTTCTTGTAATAAGGTACTCACTCTATTCTACTTTATGTGACAATTTCTTTTACCTAGTAGgagtatattttaagaaaaactatctactttaattaattttaaactaTTCTATTTTATTCTTAATGTCATAATCTTATAATCACATAAATAACATGACTTGTTTGAGATAATAAGTAATGCAAATTTTGTACACTCTCTGCACAAAATTCTACTACTAAATAGTTGTGTGATTCACAAAAAGTAGGCTATAGTTTGATTTGAGTTTTTGTTTTAGTAAAGAAATTATTGTATGagccaatctttttttttttttttttggaggacaAGTCTGCAATTAATTGTATCTGGAAAGTATCACTAATTTACTTCTTAGTTTCATTTTATATGACTATTTTTGATTGGATATATAATTTAAGATATTAATATTTTACAGGAGCATGTTTGTATTTAATATTAATGAtagtgaaaatatatatatatattatattaaataattaaaaagttaGTTCACAGAGCTCAAAGTTCTAATTGTTTAATATAattgtattcttgaaaattgtAAAAATTGATACTACTAAAGTAGTACTAGTAGAATATCTCAAAGATTTTGTTTATGATTTAAAAACTGTTTTCCATGGTTATGTTACGCCATCTTAACTCATCAGCTTATACAAGTGTCTGTCACTCTTGAAAAAATTGTCTCATTAAAAGAAAGGTTTGAACTTCGAGCCAACTCTTAACAAATTTCGTGTACTTTTAGTGTATCCACGTGCTCACATTCTCAACGTTTTGCAAAATTTTAAAAAGATTTGATCATTTATTATAAATACTGTCTTTTCTTGAAGTTGAGCTAATTTCAGAGACCGGGGTTGGTCAGAAAGTTTACTTTATTTGCAGACAAATGTTCTTACTTTGTGTAGCTTTTTATAAGTTCTTTTGAGTATCATTTGGTGGATATTTCAAATTTGAATAGTGGAAACTTGTAGCTGCTTAGTTTGAGTTGGATTGAGGTGAGATGGAGGAAAGGTATGAGCCATTGAAGGAACTTGGTTCTGGTAATTTTGGGGTGGCAAGGCTAGTGAGGGACAAGAAGACTAAGGAACTTGTTGCTGTCAAATACATTGAAAGAGGGAATAAGGTATTTTCTCTTGTCAACATGATTTCTTTCAGTGCTATTAATGTAAATTTGTAAACTTGGTCAAGTTGAAAGTTTAACTAGATATTTATCAATTCTTATTTGAGGTTAAGCTCGGACATTCTTGCTAAAAATAACTCAAAAATTTGGTCATTGCATCATAGCGTTGGGTGTGCGAACAGTCCTATATTGGTagttgaaaaggaaaaaaagttaATTATAAGGTATCGGATACTCCCTAATGATGTAAGGCCTTTTAAAGAAACTGTGCGGGCTTGgctcaaagcggacaatatcacatcatcaCTATAGGAAAAAATATATCtggcaacaaaattatttttgttgttatatattgattattattgcaaaaagtacttttgctaacaatttttttttgttgcataaacttttcccaacggctgttattgcaacaatgtgcaaccactttttttttgttgtcaaaaatactttttgcgataataattaatattatggcaacaaaattaaattctttggcaacaaaaatattttttgccaacaataaaactaagttgttgccatactttcttgtagtgcatGTTAGGAGTATTGGACCGATTAGCCAAACACTTAGTGTATTGTGAAGGTATTTTCAGGCATTTTGGTGGTATATGTAGAAAGTTTTGGCACAGAATTTATTTAGGTTGTAGtttggaattttgggaaattGAGTAGGAGTATTTAATTGATGTTGATAACATTTCCGGATTTCCCCCTtctccactttttttttgtttgtttgttgattTCTTGACCCAACATTGTATGGGCTTGAGGTTTAGTTGATTGGTCTTAGTTTCTTGACTGAGTTAGTGTATTGCTGTCTGTTTTTGTTTTATAATCGATTCACCGGGCAACAATCTAGTGTGGAGAAACATTGGGTTGATACTGGAAAAGCTCCAGTACATTTTCTCCTAATTTACTGGATTCATGTCCAAAAAATGTCATATGCTTTATCTCCAGTTACTTTAAGTGTAGAAAAAGGTTTTTATGCTCTCTCGTTAAGTTAGCCTGATTTAAATGATGTGTATTTGTCTGTTGTTTCAGATTGACGAGAATGTGCAGAGGGAGATCATAAATCACAGATCATTGAGGCATCCTAACATTATCCGATTTAAAGAGGTAAATACCTCCTTTTTCTCCTGATATGAAGACTTACAACAACCAGAATAACAAGAAGTAATTCTAAGATTACGAACATGCTTGAGTATATACTTCAATTTACTAGATTGAGTAGATTGTGCTTGGTAATTTTAGGTCCTCCTGTTGTTTCTCAGGGCTTCTCTCTTGGCTTTTCGTCTTCTCCTGCTCCATTTTAAATGGCAAACCAGCGTCATGTTGAGATTAAAACACTTCATAGATACTTGCCTTGACTAGATTGCGTAGCTATCTGGCTTATTAATCAATTCTAACAATAATAAGTAAGAAGCTTAGGCTTGTTATGGTTAAAGTTCTTAAGCAAAAGAATGATGCTTTCTAATATGTCCATGGATATCCTCAAGAAGTTTGATTTGAGTAGCCTTGTTTACACAGCGTAAGTGCTCTAGTAGGAAGAAGACTGGAGAATAAAGGAAAATGGATTATGCTCATCTTTCTTCTGAGCAATGTATATTATCCACTGTATTTTCTGTATGATCCATATTATAATCACATAGTTTCCTGTCTGGACTAGCTCAAAGTGTCTACAGAGCATAAAAGATGGAGTAAAATTATCATCCCCTGGGACATCCTCACAAATCATAAGCTCTTGCTCTGACTGAGCTACCACTTATATATTAATCAGAAATTCAGAATATTATGATAAAAGTTCCTTCCAGATAAGTGGAAACAGATATGAGTTACAAATAGTTCTGCTTCCATATGTAACGAGAGTACATAGAGTAATTGGTGTAGTTTTTGCTCAAAATGTCATCCCGATGAACTCTAGAAATGTCTGTTTTGGTCGTCTAAGGCAATTACCACTTCATTGCATAACCCTTTTCAACTGCTGTGATCTTTACACTTAAGGGTTAATGTTATGTGGTATTGTCAGAATCACTAATTCTTAACAATTCAAGTGCGGCATTGCTTCTTGCTGTGTCATAGTAAACATGGTATGGCCCTTCTTGCTATAGGTATTGTTAACTCCTACACATTTAGCAATTGTGATGGAATATGCAGCAGGGGGAGAACTTTTTGCTAGAATATGCAGTGCCGGAAGATTTAGTGAAGATGAGGTTATAAACATATCCAACTTATTCTTTACCTGCATTTGGTGAGAATGAGATGTTATCCCTTATCATTTCATTTTGTTCTACCGACAACAGGCTCGCTTCTTCTTCCAACAACTAATATCTGGAGTCAGCTACTGTCATTCAATGGTATAATTTTGAAAAtacttttctttattcttttatgATATACATATACTCATGATTCATTTAATAATCTTCTAgagcaatacttccatttcacTGCAGGAAATCTGTCACAGGGATTTGAAACTGGAAAACACACTCCTTGATGGAAGCCCAACACCACGTCTTAAAATATGTGATTTTGGCTATTCTAAGGTTTCTTGTTTTCTAGTTGAGAAGTTATCAACTATCATATATCTAGTAGGACATTGCATTTTTTATTTACTATTTTCTTCATCATGCAGTCCGGGTTATTACATTCACAACCCAAGTCGACAGTAGGAACACCTGCTTACATTGCTCCAGAGGTCCTGTCACGGAAGGAATATGATGGGAAGGTATACATAGAATCTTGCAGAATTCTCTGACAAGCTGTGGTTCTACCTTTAAACCCCATCCCCCTTTCCATCTTCCTCCCATTCTAGCTAAAGTAAAACCCTCAAGCATCACAAGCATTGCATTGACctgataattttattttatcgaTTTCGCTTTCACTAATCTGCTAGGGGCCTTTGTTTGCATGGAGCAGTCTGTATATTTGGGATTTTACTGAAAATTGCAGTAGTGGATATGCTTCAAATTTTTTGTGCAAAAGAATTTTAGAAAAGATCAGTAAATTTATGGATGAAGTACTGATATGTTGCTTCGTTgaaaaagtcatagatagccccttAAACTTTACCACATTTTCCTCTGGGCTACCTAAATCGAGAGTTGTACCTATTGGGTACTTAAACCAGTCTAAATTTGATCCTATTGGGTACCTTTTTCACAATAATCAGCAAAATTAAGAGAGTATATTACACTCTCCATGACGTGGCAACTTTGTCCAATGAAAACGTTACACGTGGCGATGGGGTCCattataataattaaaaaataaattatacaccCCCTCCCCCAATTTTCATCTccttcgccccccccccccccccaactggCCGCCGCTCCCCCACCACCGGCCGCCGCACCACCGCCCCCAACCGCCGTCTCCCCACCCCACCAATAATTTatttcccttttcttctcttctttAGGTCTATCAATGTCTTTACAAGACCCACCAACCTTTAATGAAAGGTGAGATAAAAAAAGAGTTATATTAATGGTGAATCCCCATTTGTTCTGGTGAACGAGTCATAGTAACGGTGAATCCCCATTTTTTCCGGTGAACGAGTCATAATAATGGTGAATCCCCATTTTTTCGGGTGAACGAGTCGTAGTAATGGTGAATCCCATTTTTTCCGGTGAGCGAGTCATAATAATGGTGAATCCCCATTTTTTCCGGCGAACAAGATGGTAATGCTACTTTTCAGAtctaaaaaggacaaaaaaaattGTGGTAAAAATTAACATccaattcaaaaattaattttatataaataattaaaagaaatgaagtgttataatgaagaagaagaagagaaaaaaaaaaaaggaagaaggagaagagaagagaactgcagtgaagaagaagataaaaaaagGAACGTACAGTGGAGTGGGGTCAGGGGACAGACAAGCggctggggggggggggaggtgggttagttttttattaatttatctattaaattttatttaaaagaggtaaaattttaacccaaaaaaaaaaaaattaaggatgAAAGGGCTGTCCACGCGCCCAACAAAAAGTGGAATCAATTGCTGCGCCACGTAGGCGCCACATAGGCAAAAGGTACCCAATAGGATCAATTTAGACTGATTTAGATacccaataggtacaaccctCGATTTAGGTAGCCCAGAGGAAAATGTGgcaaagtttagggggctatctgTGACTTTTGCCTTGAAATAAAGTATATGTTATCCGCTTAGAGACTCTAACAAATCTGATGAAGAACCTGGTATCAGCATTTACTAGTGTCTGCTTCTAGGTTTGTTTGCACGAGTGAAGTACTACAATACTGTTGAACCGTTTGATGTAGCACAGTTCGTCTTAGATAAATGTGTGGTCCTAAAGCAAACCTTCTAGTAAGAACTTACCCaaccaaaaaaggaaaagaaacaaGAGAGCACTAAATTCTTATAAACACTTGCTTGCTCATTTGATCACAGCTGTTTCTGAATGCCTCAATGCTGGTTTACATCTGGTTCATTTTGAGTTATTTTAATTGAATATTCTGCACATCTGAAAGTCTTGCATTTTTAGGTTGCCGACGTGTGGTCATGTGGGGTGACACTGTATGTGATGTTAGTAGGAGCATACCCTTTTGAGGATCCTGAAGATCCTAGAAATTTCCGTAAAACTATCCAGGTGAGTTTGTTAATACTTTGATTTGAGGTTTGAACCAAGTAAGCTTTTATTCTGAATGATGGTTGATTATTTTTGTCTCAATCAGCAGCTGAAGAACTGTTTGTTTCCTTTTACAGAGAATAATGAGCGTCCAGTACTCCATACCCGATTATATACGAATATCTGCAGATTGCATGAACCTTCTGTCTCGAATATTTGTTGCGAatccatcaaaggtaagtttaaTTTACTAAACTTGCTAGTGCATTGATACTGCAGTGGTTTTCGATGAAAGATTCTTTTTCTTTTACACATTAGAAGCAAGCTTTCTTGTTATGCATTGTCCTTGGCACTAAAGTTATTCCAGTTGGCGATAAAATCAACCAAAATAATGACGTTTTGAGCGGAACATTAATCATTAAGCTGTGTATATGCCAAATATTGGCTTAGTTGAAATATTTCAATTGGCTGCAGAGGATCACTATTCCAGAGATAAAGAAACACCCCTGGTTTCTAAAGAATTTGCCGAAAAACTTGATGGATGGCAAGAACGCGAATTATGGAGAATCTTCTGATCAGCAACAGCAAAGAGTCGAAGATATAATGCGGATCATACAAGAAGCAACGATCCCTGGAGAAGGTTCAAAACCCAGGCAAGCACCTGCAGGGGCAACAGCTGAGCCCGATGACATGGAAGGTGACCTGGAATCTGAAATTGACATCAGTGG
Encoded here:
- the LOC132640808 gene encoding serine/threonine-protein kinase SAPK3-like isoform X2 yields the protein MEERYEPLKELGSGNFGVARLVRDKKTKELVAVKYIERGNKIDENVQREIINHRSLRHPNIIRFKEVLLTPTHLAIVMEYAAGGELFARICSAGRFSEDEARFFFQQLISGVSYCHSMEICHRDLKLENTLLDGSPTPRLKICDFGYSKVADVWSCGVTLYVMLVGAYPFEDPEDPRNFRKTIQRIMSVQYSIPDYIRISADCMNLLSRIFVANPSKRITIPEIKKHPWFLKNLPKNLMDGKNANYGESSDQQQQRVEDIMRIIQEATIPGEGSKPRQAPAGATAEPDDMEGDLESEIDISGYFVDHI
- the LOC132640808 gene encoding serine/threonine-protein kinase SAPK3-like isoform X1, encoding MEERYEPLKELGSGNFGVARLVRDKKTKELVAVKYIERGNKIDENVQREIINHRSLRHPNIIRFKEVLLTPTHLAIVMEYAAGGELFARICSAGRFSEDEARFFFQQLISGVSYCHSMEICHRDLKLENTLLDGSPTPRLKICDFGYSKSGLLHSQPKSTVGTPAYIAPEVLSRKEYDGKVADVWSCGVTLYVMLVGAYPFEDPEDPRNFRKTIQRIMSVQYSIPDYIRISADCMNLLSRIFVANPSKRITIPEIKKHPWFLKNLPKNLMDGKNANYGESSDQQQQRVEDIMRIIQEATIPGEGSKPRQAPAGATAEPDDMEGDLESEIDISGYFVDHI